The Paenibacillus sp. FSL R7-0204 genome includes a region encoding these proteins:
- a CDS encoding aldo/keto reductase produces MEHFVLNNGVQMPKVGLGVYNIKDNNEDALQWALQNGYRHLDTAAAYRNEELIARAIQKSGVPRSELFITTKVWSTDLGRKTRKAFEESLQKLQTDYVDLYLIHWPAKHYLESWHVLESLYKEGKIRAIGVSNFEPEHLDTVMKQGTIVPAVNQIQTNPLLQQGSLHDYMSQHGIQHVAWSPFGHGNREMLTHPLLTEMAERYDKTAAQVILRWNLQRDIAVIPKSVTPARLKQNLELFDFSLSDEEMKRIAALDQNKRGFTDPQNKLYLWSTRFIPLS; encoded by the coding sequence ATGGAACATTTCGTTTTGAATAATGGAGTCCAGATGCCGAAGGTGGGTCTGGGTGTGTATAACATCAAAGACAATAATGAAGACGCTTTACAATGGGCGCTCCAGAACGGGTACCGGCATCTGGATACGGCGGCAGCTTACCGCAACGAGGAGCTGATAGCCAGGGCTATTCAGAAATCGGGTGTACCTCGAAGCGAGCTGTTTATTACGACCAAAGTATGGAGCACGGACCTGGGGCGAAAGACCCGTAAAGCTTTTGAAGAAAGCTTGCAGAAGCTCCAAACGGATTATGTTGACCTCTACCTGATCCACTGGCCGGCCAAGCACTATCTGGAAAGCTGGCATGTCCTTGAGTCTTTATACAAAGAGGGCAAGATCCGGGCGATCGGGGTGTCCAATTTTGAGCCGGAGCATCTGGATACGGTCATGAAGCAGGGAACGATTGTCCCCGCAGTGAATCAAATCCAGACGAACCCGCTGCTCCAGCAAGGGTCGCTTCATGATTATATGAGCCAGCACGGTATCCAGCATGTCGCGTGGAGCCCTTTTGGACACGGCAACCGGGAGATGCTCACCCACCCTCTACTCACCGAAATGGCAGAAAGGTATGATAAAACAGCGGCGCAAGTCATCCTGAGATGGAACCTTCAGCGGGATATCGCTGTAATTCCGAAGTCCGTTACTCCTGCAAGGCTGAAGCAAAATCTCGAGCTGTTTGATTTCTCCCTGTCCGATGAAGAGATGAAGAGAATCGCAGCCCTGGATCAGAATAAAAGAGGATTTACCGATCCGCAAAATAAATTGTACCTGTGGTCCACCCGGTTTATCCCGTTGTCCTAA
- a CDS encoding S-layer homology domain-containing protein: protein MKHTLTRMRTAKIPLACSILAATLAIGAPASAFSDLKGHAAEAKINALHQEGILNGVTSDKFAPKSSLTYAQGVQFMVSGLKLAPQRPSGKKASDYFDNVKNTAWYASAFLKAKESGLSLERSVDPNAVMTRVQFAQLLLQALQNKGDFAYTEMYANITDGGKLSPAEMNSLQILINTGLVTLEKNNTFRPNEAVTRAEAAVLVYDAAKFVKEVIMMDENIPAPSTTYDAAVTLDKAAAGVNKATVTVSNLPNPGYGLVIERIEFGADKTAVIYFKVTSPKPGSMNPQVISAGTAVTYLPEGYTAVAQSVTGSAASASSGVIK, encoded by the coding sequence ATGAAGCATACATTAACCCGGATGCGCACGGCCAAAATCCCGCTGGCCTGCAGCATTCTGGCGGCAACCTTAGCTATCGGAGCACCGGCTTCCGCTTTCTCAGATCTGAAGGGCCATGCGGCCGAAGCCAAAATCAATGCACTCCATCAGGAGGGCATCCTTAACGGAGTGACCAGCGACAAGTTCGCGCCAAAGTCCAGCCTTACGTATGCGCAAGGCGTGCAGTTCATGGTAAGCGGCCTGAAGCTTGCTCCACAGCGCCCCTCCGGCAAGAAGGCCAGCGATTATTTTGACAACGTAAAAAATACCGCCTGGTATGCCTCCGCATTCCTGAAGGCCAAAGAAAGCGGCTTGTCGCTGGAGCGCTCGGTTGACCCTAATGCTGTGATGACACGGGTCCAGTTCGCACAATTGCTGCTTCAGGCGCTTCAGAACAAAGGGGACTTCGCGTATACGGAGATGTATGCCAACATTACAGACGGCGGCAAGCTATCCCCTGCGGAGATGAACAGCCTGCAGATTCTGATCAACACCGGACTGGTCACGCTGGAGAAGAATAACACCTTCCGTCCGAATGAGGCGGTTACCCGTGCAGAAGCTGCCGTCCTGGTCTACGATGCCGCCAAATTCGTGAAGGAAGTGATTATGATGGATGAGAACATTCCGGCCCCGTCCACCACATACGATGCCGCCGTTACGCTGGACAAAGCCGCCGCTGGTGTGAACAAAGCTACGGTGACTGTATCCAATCTGCCGAACCCGGGATATGGCCTGGTCATTGAACGGATTGAGTTCGGTGCTGACAAAACCGCAGTGATCTACTTCAAGGTCACCTCACCGAAGCCCGGTTCCATGAACCCGCAGGTCATCTCGGCAGGCACCGCCGTCACCTATCTGCCGGAAGGCTATACCGCAGTAGCCCAATCCGTAACAGGCTCAGCGGCTTCAGCTTCTTCAGGAGTCATCAAGTAG
- a CDS encoding S-layer homology domain-containing protein, translating to MKPTNLTKHAKKMSIACGILAASLSFGASAFAFSDLKGNSAETKINSLHSAGVINGITNDLFAPNAKVTNAQAVQFLVKGLALAPKAGSDSSAKASQLFDNVKDNAWYASSFALAKQSGLTLAKDINPNAPMTRAEFAHLLTQALQSKGNFPVTKMFFMIEDGDKLPSEVNYSLQVLLNTKVLTLDNGKFRPSDPITRAEAAVMIHDAAEFADRVITPNNPGNEPSEPEPVPANNYVSDVVLDKVAEGVNKATLTVDNLPNPGYGLAVERIEFTSATKAVIHFKVTLPDPDKMYPQVITKGSVSTYLPAGYTATAEPVMGSRWLDPSAPAK from the coding sequence ATGAAACCAACTAATCTAACGAAGCACGCAAAAAAAATGAGCATCGCGTGCGGAATCCTGGCTGCCAGTTTATCCTTCGGAGCGTCCGCATTTGCCTTTTCGGACCTCAAGGGAAATTCAGCCGAAACCAAGATCAATTCACTGCATAGCGCCGGTGTAATTAACGGAATTACGAACGACCTGTTTGCACCCAATGCCAAAGTGACGAATGCGCAAGCCGTACAGTTCCTTGTAAAAGGTTTGGCGCTTGCACCGAAAGCAGGTTCTGACAGCAGTGCTAAGGCCAGCCAGCTTTTTGACAATGTTAAAGATAATGCCTGGTACGCCTCCTCCTTCGCCCTTGCGAAGCAGAGCGGCCTGACGCTGGCAAAAGATATCAACCCGAATGCACCGATGACCCGTGCGGAATTCGCCCATCTATTGACCCAAGCCTTGCAGAGCAAGGGCAATTTCCCGGTAACTAAGATGTTCTTCATGATCGAGGATGGCGATAAGCTTCCTTCCGAGGTGAATTACAGCCTGCAGGTGCTTCTGAACACGAAGGTACTCACACTGGATAACGGAAAATTCCGTCCGTCCGATCCGATTACCCGCGCTGAAGCTGCTGTCATGATCCATGATGCCGCTGAATTCGCCGACCGGGTGATTACGCCGAACAATCCGGGCAATGAGCCTTCTGAGCCGGAGCCGGTTCCGGCTAACAATTACGTCTCGGATGTAGTCCTGGACAAAGTCGCTGAAGGCGTCAACAAAGCCACCCTCACCGTCGACAATCTGCCGAACCCCGGTTACGGCCTCGCGGTAGAGCGTATCGAGTTCACCAGCGCCACCAAAGCCGTAATCCACTTCAAGGTAACCCTGCCTGACCCGGATAAAATGTATCCGCAAGTGATCACCAAAGGCTCGGTATCCACGTACCTGCCCGCAGGCTACACTGCGACAGCTGAGCCTGTAATGGGTTCGCGCTGGCTTGATCCATCGGCTCCAGCGAAGTAA
- a CDS encoding LysE family translocator — translation MPWEWISKGMLLGLSIAAPVGPISILCIRTTITRGFRTGLYSGLGAATADAVYGILAGLGLTALTAALVNYSMILQVFGGLFICVFGIRSLLRVPSREEPQSPASPGVLGSYAMTFLLTLSNPMTIMFFLGVFGASGVLLSHKLTDMVFLVTGVFLGSALWWVLLSGAAALLRNKVLEGPFKLSLFNKMSGGVLFVFGVVTLVKSAAVFL, via the coding sequence ATGCCATGGGAATGGATATCGAAGGGTATGCTGCTGGGCCTGTCCATCGCGGCTCCCGTAGGGCCTATCAGTATTTTGTGCATCAGAACGACAATTACCAGAGGATTCAGAACAGGGCTGTACAGCGGGCTGGGTGCGGCAACCGCAGATGCTGTGTACGGCATACTGGCAGGATTAGGATTGACAGCTTTGACCGCAGCTCTAGTGAATTACAGCATGATTCTGCAGGTGTTTGGCGGATTGTTTATTTGTGTCTTTGGCATAAGATCGTTACTGCGGGTTCCATCCAGGGAAGAACCGCAGTCCCCTGCCAGTCCAGGTGTACTGGGCTCTTATGCGATGACATTTCTGCTGACGCTGTCTAACCCGATGACGATTATGTTTTTTCTGGGCGTATTCGGAGCTTCTGGTGTTCTACTGTCGCATAAGCTCACAGATATGGTATTTCTGGTTACAGGCGTGTTCCTGGGCTCAGCACTATGGTGGGTCCTCCTCTCAGGAGCGGCTGCGCTGCTTCGGAATAAGGTACTGGAGGGACCCTTTAAGCTCTCCCTATTTAACAAAATGTCCGGGGGAGTACTGTTTGTATTCGGTGTAGTTACCCTTGTGAAATCCGCAGCTGTGTTTTTGTAA
- a CDS encoding winged helix-turn-helix domain-containing protein, protein MHFKELEALVDIVKEGLRLDGVVISTPDFNPGFIHTMQYLQQMLTLRIFFIVEEISAHGTPVPFPSNHMYISSFERYGFQEELFSRLRCWFDEGLGLPTHHTRQIKDIALHLHSKSLKVGEFVIELTCKEFELLDLLLECQGQYIPTEQILHQLWDRYTSPEIVRQYVYKLRHKIEIISGRSDIILFRRGIGYSLNL, encoded by the coding sequence TTGCATTTCAAGGAGCTGGAGGCGCTCGTCGATATTGTGAAGGAAGGCCTCCGGCTCGATGGTGTAGTGATTAGCACCCCTGATTTCAACCCGGGCTTCATTCACACGATGCAGTACCTGCAGCAGATGCTTACGCTGAGAATATTCTTCATTGTAGAGGAGATCAGCGCGCACGGTACCCCAGTCCCCTTTCCTTCCAATCATATGTACATCAGCAGCTTCGAACGCTACGGCTTCCAGGAGGAATTATTCAGCCGGTTGCGCTGCTGGTTCGACGAAGGACTGGGCCTCCCCACACACCACACCAGACAAATCAAGGATATCGCCCTTCATCTGCACTCCAAATCCCTGAAGGTCGGAGAATTCGTCATTGAGCTTACCTGTAAAGAGTTCGAACTCCTGGATCTGCTGCTGGAATGCCAAGGCCAATACATCCCCACCGAGCAGATTCTGCACCAACTGTGGGACAGGTATACATCCCCTGAGATTGTAAGGCAGTATGTATACAAGCTGAGGCACAAAATCGAGATTATCTCCGGACGAAGCGACATCATCCTGTTTCGCCGGGGGATCGGATATTCGCTTAACCTTTGA
- a CDS encoding carbohydrate ABC transporter permease — translation MSNSQAAHSQKIQHSGGIADRLYTLVVAVISIAAFIMVAYPLYFIIIASVSNSTMVNQGQVILWPKDINLYGYEQIFKDTRIWQGYKNTIIYTVLGTLLNLLVTLPAAYALSQRKFRARRFIMPLFVVTMYFGGGMIPTYLLIRDLNLLNTPWVMIVNGAISVYNLIITRTFFETSIPEELHEAATLDGCSHFRYFISVVVPLSKAVISVITLYYMVGHWNDFFNALLYINTDSLQPLQIVLRNILLSNQAFAGGAGSGAGAGAGSYAQQFADQIKYAVIIVSTVPVLIIYPFIQKYFEKGVMIGAVKG, via the coding sequence ATGTCAAACAGTCAAGCCGCTCATTCGCAAAAGATTCAGCATTCGGGCGGTATCGCAGACAGGCTGTATACGCTGGTGGTTGCGGTTATAAGCATCGCAGCGTTCATCATGGTCGCGTACCCGCTGTATTTCATCATCATAGCTTCCGTCAGTAACTCTACCATGGTGAATCAGGGACAGGTTATTCTATGGCCCAAGGACATTAACCTGTACGGCTATGAGCAGATATTCAAGGACACCCGGATCTGGCAGGGGTATAAAAATACGATTATCTACACGGTGCTGGGCACGCTGCTCAATCTGCTGGTCACGCTCCCTGCGGCGTATGCCTTGTCCCAGCGGAAATTTCGGGCACGCAGGTTCATTATGCCGCTGTTTGTGGTCACGATGTATTTTGGCGGGGGCATGATTCCTACCTATCTGCTTATCCGTGACCTGAATCTGCTGAATACCCCTTGGGTAATGATTGTGAACGGCGCTATTAGTGTATACAATCTGATTATTACAAGAACCTTCTTCGAGACTTCTATACCGGAGGAGCTGCACGAAGCGGCTACCCTGGATGGCTGCTCGCACTTCCGTTACTTCATTTCGGTGGTGGTTCCGCTGTCCAAGGCAGTGATCTCCGTCATCACCCTCTATTATATGGTGGGTCACTGGAACGATTTCTTCAACGCTCTGCTCTATATCAATACGGATAGCTTACAGCCGCTGCAGATCGTCCTGCGCAATATTCTGTTATCTAATCAGGCGTTCGCGGGCGGAGCCGGATCAGGTGCCGGTGCCGGTGCGGGCAGCTATGCCCAGCAGTTCGCGGATCAGATCAAATATGCGGTCATTATCGTATCGACGGTGCCGGTGCTGATTATCTATCCTTTTATCCAGAAATACTTCGAGAAGGGCGTAATGATCGGTGCGGTGAAGGGATGA
- a CDS encoding ABC transporter substrate-binding protein: MRKKSILALVLAGALAGLSLTGCSSKGNSPDAGNDSSNTPEGKTKLKAIIVKHSLTKDVTQMKWLAEIEEKANVEIEWQQISADWDQKKSALFASGEIPDLLFNATSNSDFVQFNGLFEDLGPLIEKDAPNIQKMFSEHPELKTLATQIDGKLYGTPRYKGIWPGSTASMFINKTWLDNLGLQVPATWDELETVLLAFRDGDPNQNGDKTDEIPMDFNPIGWDFTPKLLLGSLGLPLSNGASDGYFTEGAQVKNFYVDERFKTLMQFLQKLYSQNLISKEVVTQDYSKYQSVARGNGTTAKVGFTWGWETGDRFGNELKDQYVTLPQLKQHADSTNELYWSNDYYYQNYGSNAVSVSARSKNKEAAMRFIDGFYEPVVSLQVLFGGMNDTDKGIKDNGDGTYAILPPADASLDPGSWKWTNSFADNGPMYIADALKDKVTLGSDMQNVLKEKAVYDELLNKADEKSNVYPQNFMKYSTEDTNTLAMNQANVNNITDQKWANWLTTKVDIEKEWAAYVASVNSSGLEQNLQIRQKAYDEYLSTLK, translated from the coding sequence ATGAGAAAAAAGAGTATTCTTGCTTTGGTACTGGCAGGCGCTCTGGCAGGTCTATCACTCACAGGCTGCAGCAGTAAAGGGAACAGCCCGGATGCGGGAAATGACAGCAGCAACACGCCGGAGGGGAAGACCAAGCTGAAGGCGATTATCGTGAAGCATTCACTGACCAAAGATGTTACGCAAATGAAATGGCTCGCTGAAATAGAAGAGAAGGCGAATGTTGAAATTGAATGGCAGCAAATCTCTGCGGACTGGGACCAGAAGAAAAGCGCCCTGTTTGCCAGCGGTGAAATTCCGGATTTGCTGTTCAATGCGACCTCTAACTCTGATTTTGTGCAATTCAACGGGTTGTTCGAGGATCTGGGCCCGCTGATTGAGAAGGACGCTCCTAATATTCAAAAGATGTTCAGCGAGCACCCGGAATTGAAAACGCTTGCTACACAGATTGACGGGAAGCTCTACGGCACTCCGCGTTATAAGGGCATCTGGCCCGGCTCCACCGCCTCGATGTTCATTAACAAAACCTGGCTCGACAATCTCGGCCTTCAGGTGCCTGCAACCTGGGATGAGCTAGAGACTGTGCTGCTTGCTTTCCGTGACGGAGACCCGAATCAGAACGGGGACAAGACGGATGAGATCCCGATGGACTTCAACCCGATCGGCTGGGACTTCACACCGAAGCTGCTGCTGGGCAGCCTGGGGCTGCCACTGTCGAACGGGGCGAGCGACGGCTACTTCACCGAAGGGGCACAGGTTAAGAATTTCTATGTAGATGAACGGTTTAAGACACTCATGCAATTCCTGCAGAAGCTGTACAGCCAGAACCTGATCAGCAAGGAAGTGGTCACGCAGGATTACTCCAAGTACCAGTCCGTTGCCCGCGGGAATGGAACTACGGCCAAGGTCGGATTCACCTGGGGCTGGGAGACAGGAGACCGCTTCGGCAATGAGCTGAAGGACCAATATGTGACCCTGCCGCAGTTGAAGCAGCATGCGGACTCTACGAATGAGCTGTACTGGAGCAATGACTACTACTACCAGAATTACGGCTCCAATGCGGTGTCGGTCAGTGCCCGCTCCAAGAACAAGGAAGCCGCGATGCGGTTCATCGATGGCTTTTATGAGCCGGTTGTTAGTTTGCAGGTCCTGTTCGGCGGAATGAATGACACGGATAAGGGAATCAAGGATAACGGGGACGGCACGTATGCGATTCTTCCTCCGGCGGATGCTTCTCTGGACCCGGGTTCGTGGAAATGGACGAATTCGTTCGCGGACAACGGTCCGATGTATATTGCTGATGCGCTGAAGGACAAGGTGACGCTTGGCTCGGATATGCAGAACGTGCTGAAGGAGAAGGCCGTCTATGATGAGCTGCTGAACAAGGCGGACGAGAAGAGTAATGTCTATCCGCAGAACTTCATGAAATACAGCACGGAGGACACCAACACCCTGGCAATGAATCAGGCGAACGTCAATAATATCACGGATCAAAAGTGGGCCAACTGGCTGACCACCAAGGTTGACATTGAGAAGGAGTGGGCTGCGTATGTCGCCTCAGTCAATAGCTCCGGCCTTGAGCAGAACCTGCAAATCCGCCAAAAGGCTTATGACGAATACCTCTCGACCTTGAAATAG
- a CDS encoding ABC transporter permease — translation MKPAQTTVPHQTLRGNGWLRKQAGHYQLWLMVLPAVIYIAIFCYGPMYGIQLAFREFDFSKGLTGGEWAGFKYFEQYFNSPMFWPTLRNTFIIAFFSILLGFPMPILLALVVNSIRSNRRKRILQTTVYMPYFISTVVLVALLQIMLSPTTGLIDGFLKALHLIPADTNLIGDPGAFVPVYVISAIWQACGWNSIIFIAALSSVDAQQYDAARIDGANRWQIVWHVELPAILPTIIILLIMNMGSILSVGFEKTFLMQNSLNKPVSEVISTYVFNVGVKSNQFSFGSAVGLFNTLINFTFLMLANALAKKTSKISLM, via the coding sequence ATGAAACCAGCACAGACCACGGTGCCGCATCAGACGCTGCGCGGGAACGGATGGCTTCGTAAGCAGGCCGGGCATTATCAGCTATGGCTGATGGTGCTTCCTGCGGTCATTTATATCGCCATTTTCTGTTATGGTCCGATGTATGGTATCCAGCTTGCTTTTCGTGAATTTGATTTCAGTAAAGGACTGACGGGCGGGGAATGGGCCGGATTCAAATATTTCGAGCAGTATTTCAACAGCCCGATGTTCTGGCCTACGCTACGGAATACGTTTATCATTGCTTTTTTCTCCATCCTGCTGGGCTTCCCGATGCCGATTCTGCTGGCGCTGGTGGTCAACTCAATCCGTAGCAACCGACGCAAGCGTATCCTGCAGACTACCGTGTATATGCCTTACTTCATTTCCACCGTTGTACTGGTTGCGCTGCTGCAGATTATGCTGTCGCCTACGACCGGGCTGATCGACGGCTTCCTGAAGGCTCTGCACCTGATCCCTGCGGATACGAATCTCATAGGTGATCCCGGCGCCTTCGTTCCGGTGTATGTCATCTCTGCCATCTGGCAGGCCTGCGGCTGGAACAGCATTATCTTCATCGCCGCCCTGTCCTCGGTGGATGCGCAGCAGTATGACGCCGCCCGGATTGACGGGGCTAACCGCTGGCAGATCGTCTGGCACGTGGAGCTTCCGGCGATCCTGCCGACCATTATTATTTTATTGATTATGAATATGGGCAGCATACTCAGTGTAGGCTTCGAGAAGACTTTTCTGATGCAAAATAGTCTTAACAAGCCCGTCTCGGAGGTCATCTCCACGTATGTCTTCAATGTGGGCGTGAAATCCAACCAGTTCAGCTTCGGTTCAGCGGTCGGACTATTTAATACCCTGATCAACTTCACGTTCCTGATGCTGGCGAATGCACTGGCCAAAAAAACTTCAAAAATCAGCCTGATGTAA
- a CDS encoding AraC family transcriptional regulator, which yields MKKSLELLDSIGEPVSQDMKEKLIHGSRQFRMSVHVTKVSKVNNLVLYSHWHEELELLFMIKGTAKFHVGQEKVVVQSGEAVFIQPNMLHSAIRVDKEEIIFCAVLVHFNFLSSLERDKIQQQFVSPLFLDNRRYPLLIGRELEEELRLIPLLEEVRDLYQQEAHGYEMLIKARLFEVLYRLEKCAAENPRAGLPGQSRGGNSSMLAKKTLAYVQQNYSKRITLSDMAQQVNMSPSYFCRFMKKQFDLSPMDFLNEYRISEAVSLLETTDKKIMEISGMTGFSNVNRFTEMFKKTYGCRPMDYRNRLRQSK from the coding sequence GTGAAAAAAAGTCTTGAACTGCTCGATTCCATCGGCGAACCCGTATCTCAGGATATGAAGGAAAAGCTTATTCATGGCAGCAGACAATTCCGTATGAGCGTGCATGTAACCAAGGTATCTAAGGTGAATAATCTGGTGCTGTATTCCCACTGGCATGAGGAGCTGGAGCTGCTGTTCATGATTAAGGGCACGGCCAAGTTCCATGTGGGACAGGAGAAGGTGGTCGTCCAGAGCGGAGAGGCGGTCTTCATTCAGCCCAATATGCTGCATTCGGCGATCCGGGTGGATAAGGAGGAGATTATTTTCTGCGCGGTGCTGGTGCACTTCAATTTCCTCTCCAGCCTGGAGAGAGACAAGATTCAGCAGCAGTTTGTATCCCCGCTCTTCCTCGACAACCGGCGTTATCCGCTGCTGATCGGGCGCGAACTGGAGGAAGAGCTGCGGCTGATTCCACTGCTGGAGGAGGTGCGGGATCTCTATCAGCAGGAGGCGCACGGCTATGAGATGCTGATTAAGGCCAGGCTGTTCGAGGTGCTGTACCGGCTGGAAAAGTGTGCGGCTGAGAATCCGCGGGCAGGACTGCCCGGGCAGTCCCGGGGCGGCAATAGTTCGATGCTGGCCAAAAAAACGCTGGCCTACGTCCAGCAGAACTACAGTAAGCGGATCACGCTCTCGGATATGGCTCAGCAGGTCAACATGAGCCCGTCTTACTTTTGCCGCTTCATGAAGAAGCAGTTCGACCTGTCTCCGATGGACTTCCTGAACGAATACCGGATCTCGGAGGCAGTTAGCCTGCTGGAGACCACGGATAAGAAGATCATGGAAATCTCCGGTATGACCGGCTTCAGCAATGTGAACCGGTTCACGGAGATGTTCAAGAAGACCTACGGCTGCCGCCCGATGGATTACCGGAATAGGTTGCGGCAGAGTAAGTAG
- a CDS encoding GNAT family N-acetyltransferase gives MSNRVIRQFEERDMAALGAMYAQVSAQEDVLFWWVGDAGNWENVYCAFEGDQMVAKGQLQLFNVVPPGRSAESKHKIFVNLKTVPGREKDLELRDSVYALLLERAQVLKRTLPPEYGTLLCTGSYAAEESCHAYFAEHLGYLPDSCLYTLQRDLREPVHAVELEEGLELTHAPMDSPEQRAAYLELEAEIWPETPLGMERLLEYQEHPHWTSMVVLDAGRVAGSLMVWQEEELGIIEDVFVCKPWRRRGIAKALLNRALMYLQEKGLEQAQLVALTTNDSALSLYHSAGFQTGRQEIRYYTELN, from the coding sequence TTGAGCAATAGAGTGATCCGGCAGTTTGAAGAGAGGGATATGGCGGCGCTTGGTGCGATGTATGCGCAGGTGTCGGCGCAGGAGGATGTGCTGTTCTGGTGGGTGGGGGATGCGGGCAACTGGGAGAATGTCTACTGCGCTTTTGAAGGCGATCAGATGGTGGCCAAGGGCCAGCTGCAGCTCTTTAATGTGGTGCCTCCGGGACGCTCAGCGGAGAGTAAACACAAGATATTTGTGAATCTGAAGACAGTGCCCGGCCGGGAAAAGGATCTGGAGCTGCGTGACAGTGTCTACGCCCTTCTGCTGGAAAGGGCACAGGTGCTGAAGCGTACGCTGCCCCCGGAATATGGGACCCTCCTGTGCACAGGCAGTTATGCGGCGGAAGAGAGCTGCCACGCTTATTTTGCAGAGCATCTCGGTTACCTGCCGGATAGCTGCTTGTATACGCTCCAGCGCGATCTTCGTGAACCCGTCCATGCGGTGGAGCTGGAGGAAGGCCTTGAATTGACCCATGCGCCTATGGATTCGCCGGAGCAGCGGGCGGCTTATCTGGAGCTGGAGGCGGAGATCTGGCCAGAGACCCCGCTCGGAATGGAGCGTCTGCTGGAATATCAGGAGCATCCGCACTGGACATCGATGGTCGTGCTGGATGCGGGCCGTGTGGCGGGCAGTCTGATGGTCTGGCAGGAAGAGGAGCTTGGCATCATTGAGGATGTATTTGTCTGCAAGCCCTGGAGAAGAAGAGGCATTGCCAAGGCGCTGCTGAATCGTGCGTTAATGTATCTTCAGGAGAAGGGTCTGGAGCAGGCGCAGCTGGTCGCATTGACCACGAATGATTCCGCACTGTCCCTGTATCATTCAGCCGGTTTCCAGACTGGGAGGCAGGAGATCAGGTATTATACGGAGCTGAACTAA
- a CDS encoding SRPBCC family protein has translation MATIQNSIWIHADRITVFERTNDIAHWTDLFTEYKETRVLEQGDAYIRFELTTHPEGNRPSRTWESERWLDRPNFRITARRLAPLLPFKHMNLEWLYEEKDEGTYMTWIQEFEVDPASGLTGEQVEAHLNRTTKEQMAAIKHNIEKQTVRS, from the coding sequence GTGGCAACGATTCAGAACAGTATCTGGATTCACGCAGACCGGATCACCGTATTTGAGCGGACGAATGATATTGCACACTGGACAGATTTATTCACGGAATACAAGGAGACGCGGGTGCTGGAGCAAGGGGATGCCTACATCCGGTTTGAGCTGACGACACATCCCGAGGGGAACCGGCCTTCGCGCACATGGGAATCGGAACGCTGGCTGGACCGGCCGAACTTCCGGATTACGGCCAGACGCCTTGCGCCGCTGCTGCCGTTCAAGCATATGAATCTGGAATGGCTCTATGAGGAGAAGGACGAAGGGACGTACATGACCTGGATTCAGGAATTCGAGGTAGATCCGGCAAGCGGGCTGACCGGGGAGCAGGTGGAAGCGCATCTGAACCGCACAACCAAGGAGCAGATGGCAGCGATCAAGCACAATATCGAGAAGCAAACGGTTCGGAGCTGA